Proteins co-encoded in one Thermomicrobiales bacterium genomic window:
- a CDS encoding ChbG/HpnK family deacetylase encodes MRRLIVNADDFGRAPGVSRGIVEAHRAGILTSTTLMVNLPWSRDASDLAVSVPALGVGLHLSFCYGESLASDAPSLLGDDELLDRNLARLQGRLLVEDIDREARAQLERFRKLTGRNPTHIDSHQHVHSWPEVREAVAQIAQENDLPLRAIDADHRAFLRQLGVRTTDHFVGDFFSPGSMTADRLLIALESLPDGDTELMCHPGYDDAHLADSSFRREREGELMLLCRSDVRRATAGTSLVSFADL; translated from the coding sequence ATGCGACGATTGATTGTCAACGCTGATGACTTCGGTCGGGCTCCCGGTGTGAGCCGCGGGATCGTCGAGGCACATCGTGCCGGAATCCTGACGAGCACGACGCTGATGGTCAACCTACCGTGGAGTCGAGACGCGTCTGATCTCGCCGTCAGCGTGCCGGCGCTCGGCGTCGGGCTGCACCTCAGCTTCTGCTATGGGGAATCACTGGCAAGCGACGCCCCCTCGCTGCTCGGGGACGATGAGCTGCTGGATCGAAACCTGGCGCGGCTGCAGGGCCGGCTACTGGTCGAGGATATCGACCGGGAGGCGCGTGCCCAGCTGGAACGTTTCCGCAAGCTCACTGGGCGCAATCCGACCCATATCGATAGTCACCAGCATGTCCACTCCTGGCCAGAGGTTCGCGAGGCCGTTGCCCAGATCGCGCAGGAGAATGACCTGCCGCTCCGTGCGATTGATGCCGATCACCGCGCGTTCCTGCGCCAGCTCGGGGTGCGGACAACCGATCACTTCGTGGGCGACTTTTTCTCTCCCGGCAGCATGACCGCCGACCGTCTGCTGATCGCCCTCGAATCGCTGCCCGACGGCGACACAGAATTGATGTGCCACCCCGGTTACGACGATGCGCATCTTGCCGACAGCTCGTTCCGTCGGGAGCGCGAGGGCGAGCTGATGCTGTTATGCCGAAGCGATGTTCGGCGGGCTACGGCCGGAACATCGCTCGTCAGCTTCGCGGATCTGTAG
- a CDS encoding L,D-transpeptidase: protein MMHSNVRKTQTTFRWIVIVLACVLIASLTPAFASASQDSADKVYFDETGQVLSNPFYDAWKDHGGLREAGEPVSPAIQRNNGWTQWFTFTRMEIAKPSLDNAAPADAVTAPVGSSVAASLGLLKLHPAFRPINHTASDTTRVFDNGRMLANAFLHAWEKGDTGDRLGIPISEEFSIGGTTYQFFERGALSWNPNYGVSMLPLGIFDAALNSSLKLTGAKPDGVPTYAETTNKTPGGGGEKWIDVNLSSYLLTAYEGQTVVLQTYIVDGAAEYPTATGQFSIYSKLDSQTMSGYNVDGSKYETEDVPYVMYFYADFAIHGAYWRSSFGYSGSHGCVNAPVSDAAWLYSWAPYGTRVIVHY, encoded by the coding sequence GCCTCTGCAAGCCAGGATTCTGCCGATAAAGTCTACTTTGACGAGACCGGTCAGGTTCTGAGCAACCCGTTCTACGATGCCTGGAAGGACCATGGCGGACTGCGAGAAGCAGGAGAGCCGGTCAGCCCGGCCATCCAGCGAAACAACGGCTGGACGCAATGGTTTACCTTCACCCGGATGGAGATCGCCAAGCCATCGCTCGACAACGCAGCGCCGGCCGATGCTGTCACCGCCCCTGTCGGATCGTCGGTCGCCGCTAGCCTCGGGCTATTGAAGCTGCACCCAGCCTTCCGGCCGATCAACCACACTGCCAGCGACACGACCCGCGTCTTTGACAACGGCCGCATGCTCGCCAACGCCTTCCTCCACGCCTGGGAGAAGGGGGACACCGGCGATCGTCTGGGCATACCGATCTCCGAAGAATTCTCGATCGGCGGCACGACGTATCAGTTCTTCGAGCGCGGCGCGCTTTCCTGGAACCCCAACTACGGCGTCTCGATGCTACCGCTTGGCATCTTCGATGCGGCGCTGAACTCCTCGCTGAAGCTCACCGGGGCCAAGCCCGATGGCGTGCCGACCTATGCGGAGACAACGAACAAGACGCCGGGCGGCGGGGGCGAGAAGTGGATCGACGTCAACCTGTCGAGCTACCTGCTGACGGCGTACGAGGGTCAGACCGTTGTGCTCCAGACCTACATCGTCGATGGCGCCGCAGAGTACCCGACGGCGACCGGCCAGTTCAGCATCTACTCAAAGCTCGATTCTCAGACGATGAGCGGCTACAACGTCGACGGTAGCAAGTACGAGACCGAGGACGTGCCGTACGTCATGTATTTCTACGCGGACTTCGCAATCCACGGCGCCTACTGGCGATCCTCGTTCGGCTATTCCGGTAGCCACGGCTGTGTGAATGCGCCGGTCAGCGACGCCGCATGGCTCTACTCGTGGGCGCCATACGGAACCCGTGTCATCGTCCACTACTGA
- a CDS encoding heme A synthase: MERSRLKTVVRRIALANALVMLLVLIQGSLVTNTNSADGCGNSWPLCHGQFIPEYTLKTAIEFSHRFVTTIATVLIFATAIGALKLYRHRREMRIYVPIMIAFLFLQAGLGAAAVMWPQSEEVKALHFGISLIAFASTVLVAALMYDIDSWDTLRDRPTSKRLRWTVLGLTGYTYIVVYLGAYVRHTNSMLACLDWPLCNGRIYPGLSGPVGIAFTHRVSAALLVVGVGILLYWTRGLRETRPDLFWGSVAAFVFVSIQAIGGGIVVLTKVSTLATISHSILVSLFFGTMAYLSVHVMPRPAAARLPARQRNDSSQAVPAASTLSAPGD, from the coding sequence ATGGAACGATCTCGATTGAAGACCGTCGTCCGTCGGATTGCGCTGGCGAACGCGTTGGTGATGCTGCTGGTGCTGATCCAGGGTTCGCTGGTCACCAACACCAATTCGGCCGATGGCTGCGGCAACTCATGGCCGCTCTGCCACGGCCAGTTCATCCCGGAATACACACTTAAGACGGCGATCGAGTTCAGCCACCGCTTCGTGACGACGATCGCGACGGTTCTGATCTTCGCGACCGCGATTGGCGCCCTCAAGCTCTACCGCCACCGACGCGAGATGCGCATCTATGTCCCAATCATGATCGCGTTCCTGTTCTTGCAGGCCGGCCTTGGCGCGGCGGCGGTCATGTGGCCGCAGTCGGAGGAGGTCAAGGCACTACATTTCGGCATCTCGCTGATCGCCTTTGCCAGCACCGTCCTGGTCGCGGCACTGATGTACGACATCGACAGTTGGGATACGCTGCGAGACCGCCCGACCAGCAAACGACTGAGGTGGACAGTCTTGGGACTGACCGGATACACGTACATCGTCGTCTATCTCGGCGCCTACGTCAGGCACACAAACTCGATGCTCGCCTGCCTCGACTGGCCCTTGTGCAACGGGCGAATCTACCCGGGGCTCAGCGGCCCGGTCGGTATCGCGTTCACGCACCGTGTCTCGGCCGCGCTGCTGGTGGTTGGCGTGGGGATCCTGCTCTACTGGACACGCGGTCTTCGCGAAACGCGGCCAGATCTGTTCTGGGGGAGCGTCGCTGCGTTCGTCTTCGTCAGCATTCAGGCAATCGGCGGAGGGATTGTTGTTTTGACGAAAGTGAGCACGCTGGCGACGATATCGCACAGCATTCTGGTCTCACTATTCTTCGGGACGATGGCGTATCTATCGGTCCACGTCATGCCACGACCAGCAGCGGCGCGGTTGCCGGCAAGGCAGCGAAATGACTCAAGTCAGGCAGTCCCAGCCGCTTCGACTCTCAGCGCGCCCGGCGACTAG
- a CDS encoding HAD hydrolase-like protein has product MSICGVIFDLDGTLADTLPVCCAAFRPVLLDITGREYNDSEIVALFGPNEEGILRRLAGDDWPAAMERFLAEYEANHDTCPAPFEGIDDVLRRIDERGARLAIITGKGAGSAAISIQRLGLARYFDIVRSGSADGLVKADQIREIATIWDVPVERLAYVGDTIHDIEHAQEAGAAAIAAAWAATANREALAQTGPRALFTSIEAFASWVEHDVCP; this is encoded by the coding sequence GTGAGCATCTGTGGCGTAATCTTCGACCTGGACGGGACGCTGGCCGACACACTCCCGGTCTGTTGTGCGGCATTTCGACCAGTTCTGCTCGACATAACCGGCAGGGAATACAACGATTCCGAGATCGTTGCGCTCTTCGGGCCGAACGAAGAGGGGATTCTCCGTCGACTCGCCGGGGATGATTGGCCGGCCGCGATGGAGCGCTTCCTGGCCGAATACGAAGCAAACCACGACACCTGCCCGGCGCCATTCGAAGGGATCGACGACGTTCTGCGTCGGATCGATGAACGAGGCGCGCGGCTGGCGATCATCACCGGCAAGGGCGCTGGGAGCGCGGCCATCTCCATCCAGAGGTTGGGGCTGGCCCGCTATTTCGATATTGTCCGCTCCGGATCGGCCGACGGGCTGGTCAAAGCCGATCAGATCCGCGAGATCGCAACAATCTGGGATGTGCCGGTCGAGCGGTTAGCCTACGTCGGCGACACCATCCACGATATCGAGCACGCCCAGGAGGCCGGGGCGGCCGCGATCGCTGCGGCATGGGCGGCGACCGCCAACCGAGAAGCGCTGGCACAGACCGGGCCACGCGCGCTGTTCACGTCCATTGAAGCGTTCGCCAGCTGGGTAGAACACGATGTCTGCCCATGA
- a CDS encoding DSD1 family PLP-dependent enzyme → MAAMRAIRPGMPVEELETPVLTIELDAMERNLARMMEALNGSSMRLRPHLKTAKSPAIAHLMIGAGAVGICCAKLSEVEVMADAGIRDILLTSEVAGPGAFDRLVAIAARLPDFKAVVDNAWAVDQIASAARVRRVVVKLLIEIDVLTGRSGVVDSTAALALADLIRATDGVELVGLHGYAGHAQVQPEAVRRERNDPAMALLADVVETLREHGHEIPVLTGGGTGTASMDAQRGLLTELQAGSFLLMDVAYRNAGTPFENALFCRSTIISRPTPERAVCDAGQKTLTADSGPAEVIGRPGVRYLRGSDEHGSLVVEPVALEDDLAVGDVIQLIPSHVCTTINLHDVLVGVRDGRVEVVWPVATRGHVW, encoded by the coding sequence ATGGCTGCGATGCGGGCGATCCGTCCCGGGATGCCGGTCGAAGAGCTGGAAACGCCTGTTCTTACGATCGAGCTCGATGCCATGGAGCGTAATCTGGCTCGGATGATGGAGGCGCTCAATGGGTCGTCGATGCGCCTGCGTCCGCATCTGAAGACGGCGAAGTCGCCGGCCATAGCACACTTGATGATTGGCGCCGGCGCGGTTGGTATCTGCTGCGCGAAGCTGTCCGAGGTCGAGGTGATGGCCGACGCTGGCATTCGGGACATACTGCTCACCAGTGAGGTTGCTGGTCCCGGCGCGTTCGACCGGCTGGTGGCTATCGCCGCCCGACTGCCCGACTTCAAGGCAGTTGTCGACAACGCCTGGGCAGTCGATCAAATCGCTAGCGCCGCTCGGGTCCGCCGTGTCGTTGTGAAGCTGCTGATTGAGATCGATGTCCTCACCGGACGAAGCGGTGTTGTGGATAGCACGGCGGCACTCGCGCTGGCCGATCTCATTCGCGCGACGGATGGCGTCGAGCTGGTCGGATTGCACGGCTACGCCGGCCACGCCCAGGTTCAGCCAGAGGCAGTTCGACGCGAGCGCAACGACCCCGCGATGGCACTTCTCGCCGATGTTGTTGAGACGCTTCGGGAGCATGGCCACGAGATCCCCGTCCTGACTGGCGGTGGCACTGGCACTGCGTCGATGGACGCCCAACGCGGGCTGCTGACGGAACTGCAGGCCGGCTCGTTCCTGCTGATGGATGTTGCCTATCGGAATGCCGGGACGCCGTTCGAGAACGCGCTGTTCTGCCGCTCGACGATCATCAGCCGGCCGACACCCGAGCGTGCCGTCTGCGACGCTGGGCAAAAGACCCTCACGGCCGATTCTGGCCCGGCCGAAGTCATCGGCCGGCCGGGAGTTCGCTACCTGCGTGGCTCCGATGAGCACGGCTCGCTCGTTGTGGAACCTGTCGCGCTGGAGGATGATCTGGCTGTTGGCGACGTGATCCAGCTGATCCCCAGCCATGTCTGCACAACGATTAATCTGCACGATGTTCTTGTCGGAGTTCGCGACGGACGTGTTGAGGTGGTCTGGCCGGTCGCCACGCGTGGCCATGTCTGGTAG